The sequence TTTTGTTAATGCTACAATAAAACTTCCGTCATCTAAAAGTATAAGTAATAGAGTGCTTATACTAAATGCTATGTGCGATATGCCTCTCCCTATAGAAAATCTTTCGGATAGTGATGACACTGTAGTTTTATTTAATTCGCTAAACTCCGATAGTAACTGTTTTGATATAGGAGCTGCAGGAACTTCTATGAGATTTCTTACTGCTTACTTATCTCTAAAGCAAGGCGAATTTAATATTACTGGAACTGAAAGAATGAAACATAGACCAATAAAAGTGTTGGTTGATGCTCTTCGTACTTTGGGTGCCGATGTAGATTACGTAGAGAATGAGGGTTTCCCTCCTTTGCGCATACACGGACATTCGCTTTGTGGTGGAAAAGTTTCCCTAAATGGAGGTGTTAGCTCTCAATATATTTCAGCTTTAATGATGATTGCTCCTTATTTAGATAAAGGTATGGAACTTACGCTTGAAGGCGAAGTTATATCTAAGCCATATATCTTAATGACTAAGCATTTGATGAAGAGTTTTGGAGTTGAGGCTGAGTGGAGTAACAATAAAGTTGTGGTTAAACCTCAAACATACAAATCTTTACAATTTAAGGTGGAAAGCGATTGGTCGGCTGCTTCGTATTGGTACGAGATACTTGCTTTGTCAGACGCGAACGCAGAGATAGAGTTGCTTGGCTTAGACGAAGATAGTTGTCAGGGAGATGCTAATGGAAGATTTTTGTTTGATAAGCTTGGGGTGAAAACTGAGTTTACCGATAGGGGAGTTCTCTTAACAAAGAAACCCACAGAGATTGATGGCTATTGTTTGGAGTACGATTTTGTTAATGAACCCGACCTCGCTCAGACTTTTGTTGTTGTTTGTTGCTTAATGAATATTCACTTTAAGTTTTCTGGCTTACAAAGTTTGAAGATTAAAGAAACTGACAGAATGAAAGCTCTTCAAAACGAAATGGCTAAGCTGGGATACTTGTTAAAAGAAGACATAAATAATGTTTTAAGCTGGGACGGTAGTAGGGTAGAGGCAGATGCTAATCCTATTATAAAGACTTACGAAGATCATCGTATGGCTATGGCTTTTGCTCCTGCTTGCTTGAAACTAAGAGAGATAAACATAGCAGAGCCTTCGGTTGTAACTAAGTCTTATCCTAAATACTGGGACGATTTACAATCGGTAGGATTTGAACTAAAACAAATAAAACAATGAGACCTCACGAAGATTCGGAAGTGTGCTGCGGAGCTCACGAAGTCTGCGAAAAAGACTTGATAATAAAGGCTGCTCAAAATCCTGTGGAATATTACGACGACGAAGAATTAGATGTCTTTATTGGGCGAACATCTGACGATTATACCGAAGAAGAAACAGCGCTCTTTTTGCACGTTCTTCATACTATGTGGGAAAGCGATGTGCCTGGCTGGACGAGAAGTCTTCAGTTAAGAGGAATAGAAATGCCCCTATCTGTAAGAGACGAGGTTCTGTTTATAATGGGGTCGTAATAGAGAATTCTTATAAAGGATAATCTTCAAAGGCGTATAAATCGGTAGATAAATATCTTTCCCCAGTGTCGGGAAGTATCGCTACTATTGTTTTTCCTTCGTTTTCTTCCTTCTTTGCCAACTGTAATGCAGCGTATAATGCAGCACCTGAAGATATTCCTGCAAGTAATCCTTCTTTCTGAGCTAACAGTCGAGATGCACGAATGGCATCGTTGTCTGTTACTTGGATAATTTGATCAACAACATCTGGGTTGTAGTTTTTAGGAATGAAACCTGCGCCTATGCCTTGTATCTTATGGGGTCCGGGTTTTCCTCCGGATAGTACTGGAGAACTTGCTGGTTCTACTGCCACTGCTATTATGTTAGGGTTATGACGTTTAAGTCCTAAAGCTGTTCCGCTTAAAGTTCCGCCTGTGCCAACACTTGCAACAAATATATCAACCTTGCCATCAGTGTCATTCCATATTTCTTCTGCTGTTTTGTTTGTGTGAACGAGAGGGTTTGCAGGGTTTTCAAACTGTTGTAGAATTACAGAGTTGGGATATTCTTTTAATAGTTCGTTAGCTTTGTTGATAGCTCCATTCATTCCTTCGCTACCGGGAGTTAAAACAAGAGTAGCACCTAATGCTTTTAGTAAGTTTCGGCGTTCAAGACTCATCGTTTCGGGCATAGTTAATATTAATTTATATCCTTTTACGGAAGAAACCCAAGCTAAGCCTATGCCAGTGTTTCCGCTTGTGGGTTCAATAATTACAGAATTGGGAACAAGAATGCCTTTGTTCTCAGCATCTTCAATCATCGACAGAGCAACACGGTCTTTAACGCTGCCTCCTGGATTAAATGATTCTAACTTTACTATAACTCTCGCTTTTAGTTGCTCCGATTTTTCTATGTTGTGTATAGCTAAAAGAGGAGTATTGCCTATAAGGGCGGTTAAATCAGAATGTATCCTTGACATATATTAATTTTAAGTTAGAGCTTTGCGAAGCTGTTCTAATGCTTGTTCTAAAATAGATCGAGCAACGCCTACGTTGATTCTCATAAAGCCTTCGCCACCTTGCCCATACATTTCGCCATCGTTTAAAGCTAAACGAGCTTTCTTTACAAAAAGTTCTATAAGCTGGTCGTGATTAAGATTTAAGCTTCTACAATCTAACCAAACAAGAAAAGAAGCCTGAGGTCGAAGAGGTTTTATTTGAGGGATATACTTTTCGCAGTAATCAATTAAAAAATCTATGTTGTTCTCTATATAGCGAAGCATTTCTTTACGCCAAGGTTCTCCTTTGCTAAAAGCTGCAATGGTTGCTATGGGGGCAAACATATTAGGGTGGCTAAACTCATTTACTGTTAGCCAATCAAAATAACGTTTGCGAATATTGTCATCAGGTACTACTGCGTAAGAGCTTACTATGCCTGCTATATTAAATGTTTTAGACGGAGCAGAAAAGGTGATGCTACAAGCGGCAGCTTCATCAGAAACAGTAGCAAAGGGGATATGTTTATTGTCCCACAGAGCCATATCGCAATGTATTTCGTCGGAAATAACAATTATATTTCGTTTATAACAAAAATCGGCTAATCGAACTAAAGTTTCTTTATCCCATGTAATCCCAGCTGGGTTGTGAGGGTTTGCGAAAATTAGCATTCTGCATTTATCGTCGGTTACAGCTTCAAGATTTTCAAAATCTATACTATACGAGCCGTCTTTGTTTTTGCGCAAAGGATTGTACACAACCTCACGTTTATTCCCTAATGTTGTAAGTTGGAATGGATTATAAACAGGAGGTTGAATGATAACTTTCTCGTCTTCTTTTACAAAAACATTAATAGCCATTCCTATACCTCTAACTATACCTGGTATATATGTAAGCCATTCTCGCTTTACGTTCCATTGGTGGTGAGATGCAATCCAGTCTATAACAGTGGGCCAATAATCTTTGGGTTCTACGGTATATCCGAATAGCGAATGATTCAACCTTTGTTGCAAAGCTTCGGTAATAAATGGGGGTGTTTCAAAGTCCATATCAGCAATCCACAAGGGTAGTAAATTTGTGTCGCCATATAGTTCTTGTAAAGATTCTAATTTTAGTGCGTCAGTGCCTTCTCTGTTTATGATTTTATCAAAACTGTAATTCTTCATCGAATACGAATATTAGTGTTCAGTATAACTTGTTTTTCTATTTCCTTAAATTGTTAGCTTGTGTATTTTTTTTCAAAAATAACGAATGCAAAGGTATGGATATTATCAGAATTAACAAATTTAATGTCTCGAAAAACTCACTGTGTTTCAAAAAAAACTGACTGAGTTTTGTATCGCATCACAGTGAGTTTTAAAGGTAAACATAGTGCGCTTTTTTTGTAACACAGTACGGTTTTTTACGTGCCTACAGTAAGTTTTATTTTTCTACCCTTCACATCTTGTAACTTATTGAGCAGTAAAGGAAAAGTGTGAAGGCAAGCATTTTGTTGTTTTCTATCTCCAAAATAAGAATTATCTTTGCGTTATGGAACTTTTTCAGTATGCTTTTTTTCAAAATGCTTTAATCGGAAGTCTGTTTACTTGCATAGCCTGCGGTATAGTGGGAAGTTATATAGTTGTTCGCCGATTGGTTTTTATTAGCGGTGGAATTACTCACGCTTCGTTTGGCGGCTTGGGTTTGGGCTTCTTTCTTGGAGTGAATCCTATAGTTTCGGCTTTGGTGTTTTCTGTGTCTTCAGCATTTGGTGTTGAGTGGCTCTCGAAAAAACAGGGGGTTAGAGAAGATTCGGCAATAGCAGCTCTGTGGGCATTAGGAATGGCTTTGGGAGTTATTTGTATTTTTCTGACACCAGGATACGCACCTAATATATCATCTTATTTATTTGGGAATATCTTAACCGTAACAAGTGCGGATATTTGGTTTATTGGTGTTTTTGCTATACTTGTATGTTTGCTTTTTGCATTGTTTTTTAAGCCTATAATGTTTACAGCTTTCGATAGAGAGTTTGCCAAAACACAAAGAGTAAAGGTAGAGCTAATCGAACATCTTATGATGGTAGCTATTGCAATTTGTATAGTGGCAAGCATAAGACTGATAGGTATAATGTTGCTGATGTCGTTGCTTACAGTTCCTCAGATGACAGCTAATCTTTTTACATCGCAGTTTAAGAATATGATTTTATATTCTATTGCAATTGGTATTTTAGGTTGTTTTGCAGGTTTGTTTTTGTCGTACTATCTTAATGTTCCTTCGGGAGCTTCTATTATATTTGTGCAAGTTATTATATTTTTTGTATGTAAAGCACTTACATTTCTTCCCTTAAAGACAATAAAACCCCGATAGTTTTGTTTAAAGTTAAGGTTATTCGAATAAAACTCAATGTCGAGATATAAATATATATACATATTAGTATTGTTGTGTGTCTTGTTTACTGCTTGTTCTTCTTCTAAAAATACAGCAGGAACACGATGGTATCATTCGTTTAACACTCGTTATAATGTTTATTTCAATGGCGATATGGCTTATCAAGAAGCATTAAAGAGCCAGATGGATAACTATAAAGAAAATTATACCGAAACTATACTAATGTATCCTGTAAGTGCTCTGCCTAAGGATAAGACACAAACAGGAGGCCCTTTCGACCGTGCTATCGAAAAGTCGGTAAAGGCAATACAAACTCATTCAATACAAACAAAACCTGAAAGAAAGGCAGGTAAAAGAAACGACCCTAAATATAAAGAATGGCTGAGTAGGGTAGAGTATAATCCTTTCCTTCATAATGCTTGGGTGCTTTTAGGTAAATCGCAATTTCACAATGGCGACTTTCTGCAAGCAGCAAGCACTTTCTCGTATGTATCGCGCATTTATAGCGGTCAGCCAGAGATAGGGTTGAATGCTAAAATATGGCAAGCTCGTTGCTATTCAGAATTGGAGTGGTTTTACGAAGCTGAAGATATATTAGAGAAACTAAAATTAGTGGAGCTTCCTAATAAACTGAAAAACTTTTACGAAACTGTTTATGCCGATCTTTTAATTAAACAAAAGAAATATAGAGAGTCTGTTCCTTATCTGCAAACAGCTATAAAGGCAGAGAAAAATAAAACTCAAAAGGCAAGAGAGAAATATTTATTAGGACAAATATACGCTTCGCTTGGGGAAAGAAATCTTGCGTACAATACCTTTGGCGAAATATCGAGTGCTTATGCTCCTTATGTATTAGAGTTTAGTGCAAAGATACGTCAGAGTGAAGTTTATAGTGGAACCGACACAACGAAAGTTACCAAAAATCTACGTAAGATGGCTAAGAGTTCTAAAAATAAGGAATACTTAGATCAACTGTATTATGCTTTGGGAAATGTTTATATGTCGGTGCCCGATACAGCAAAGGCTATTGAAAGTTACGAACTTGGAGTGGAAAAGAGCGCACAACAAGGTATAGACAAGGCATTAAATCAGATTAGGTTGGGAGATATTTATTTTGTTAAACGAGAGTTTATAAAGGCGCAACCTAATTATAGCGAATCTCTTTCGCAGCTAAAAAAAGAAGATGAGGCTTTTGCAAGAGTTTCTAAGCGTTCGGAAATCTTAGATGAATTAGTTGTTCATTTGGAAGCTATAGAACTTCAAGATAGTTTGTTGCGCTTGTCGGCAATGTCGGAAGAAGAAAAATTGAAAGTTGTAAATAATTTAATTGAAGAACTTAAAAAGAAAGAAAAAGAAGAGCAACACAATCAAGACAGAGAAAATTATCTTGCAAACCAAGAAGATGCGCGTGCAGAATTAAGTATGAACAGACCTGCTCCTCCAGGTATTTCACCTATAACTAAACCGAATGAGAGTTCTTTCTATTTTTATAATTCTCAGGTAGTAACTCAGGGTAAAAATACATTTAATCAGAAGTGGGGGCGACGAAAACTTGAAGATGATTGGCGACGCAGAAATAAATCTAATCCGATGTTAGACCCATTGGCAGAAGAGGAAAATACAACTATAGAATCGGAAGAGGAAATTATTGAAGAAGAAATAGAATTAGATGAAAATGGAGAGCCTATAATTCCTGTAGAAGAAGAGATTGGCAATACGGAAGACGTTGCTGTAGAGTTGTCTACCGATCCTCACGACCCTCAATATTACCTACAACAGATACCCACTACAGAAGAAGAGATTGAAGCTTCGAATGCAATAATAGCTGGAGGGTTATACAATGCAGCCGTAATATATAAAGAAAAGCTTGAGGATATACCTTTGGCTTTGGAAACTTTTGCAGAGCTTGATAGACGTTTCCCTAATAATGAACAGAGTTTAGATGCTTATTATCACACATATCTTATATATTTAAGAGATAATAATGTGGCTATGTCGGAAATGTATAAACAGAAAATAATAGCAAATTTCCCTGAAAGTGAATTGGCAATAGCTATGTCGGACTCCGAATATGAGCAAAACTTAAGAATGCTTTATACTCTTCCTGAATCTTTATACCAAGAAACATTTGAGGCTTATCAAAATGGTAACGTAAATACTGTTCGTAGTAACTACAACTTGATGAATACTAAGTATAATCAGTCGGCTCTTATGCCTAAGTTTATTTTCTTAAACGCATTAAGTTATGTTCAAACCAACGATGCTAATGAGTTTAAGGAACAGCTTAAAGATTTGATAACTCGTTATCCTGATGCTGATGTGTCGGTATTGGCAGCCGAAATAATGAAAGGCTTTCAACGTGGACTTGTGCTTTCGGCTTCTGGGGGGAATATGTTAAGGGGTAGTTTGTTTAATATGCGTTTCGGATTAAACGAAGATGGCGAATTAATAGAAGATGTGTCGAATATTGTTTTTTCTACTGCAACAGAAACTCCTTATGAGTTGTTGATATTATACCCACAAGGAAGTCTCAATGATAATATGTTGCTTTACTCGGTGGCAAATTTCAACATTAGTAACTTCTTGGTAAATGATTTCGATTTAGAAAAAAGTGAAACGGGAGATATAGGAATGTTGCAAATAAAAGGATTTGCAAATTATAGAGAGATACACCAATATTTAGAGATGATATATGCTTCTGGAGGTTATGCCGGAGAATTAGCTCAGGCTGCAATCGTAGTTCCTATTTCGGTAGAAAACTATGGCATACTTATGAAAGGGAAGAATATAGAAGAATATATGGACTTCTTTATAGAAAACTTTGAAAAAGATAATGAAGACCTGATAGATAGATGGTTGTTGAAACAAGAACAAGAATTAGAAGGCGATAAGATGTCTGATGTTGAAGAGGTAACTGATTACGCAACAGAGGAAATGAAAGAAGTTGTGGAGGAGGAAGAAAAAGAAGAGATTGTAGAAGAAGCATCTGAAAGTGTTATTGTTGAAAACAAAACTGACGAATTAGAGCAGCAACAGGTAGACAGCAAAACTGAAGAAAAGGTTGATGAGGTTGTTGCAGAAGAATCTAATGATTTATTAGACCAGTCGACTGAAACTTTGAATAAAGTAAATGAAGCGGTAGATGAAATAATGAACGACCCTATTAGAGGAATAGGCAATATATTCAAAAAGAAAAAATCTAACGCAATAGATGAGTATGCTAAAGAACAAGAGAAATTGGATAAAGAGAGAAAGAAACAATTAGAAAAACAAAAGAAAGAAGAAGAGAAGGCTTTGCGCGAATTAGAAAAGCAAAAACAAAAAGAGGAAAAGGAACAAGCTAAAATTCTTGAAAAAGAAAACAAAATAAAAGAACAAGAGCTGGCTAAAAAGCAAAAAGAAGAACAGATGGCAAAAGAAGAAGAGAGAAAGCGCATAGAGCAAGAGGAAAAAGAGGCTCTTAGGCTTAGAGAGTTGGAGAAAGAAAAAGAAAAAGAACGAGTGAAAAAGGAGAGAGAAGATGTTAAGCTTCAAAGAGAATTAGAAAAACAGCAGATAAGAGAAGAGCGTGAAAGGCAAAAACTTGAAGCTAAACAACGTAGAGAAGAATTGAAACAGCAACGTGAATTAGAAAAAGAAGCAGCTAAACAACGTAGAATACAAGAAAAGTTAGATATGCAACAGCGTAGGGAAGCGGAAAAGCAAGCTAAACAAAAAAATAAATAATATTATGAAGAGAGATAAAGTACTATGGGCCGACGATGAAATGGATTTATTAAAACCTCACGTATTATTCCTTACCGATAAAGGTTATGATATTGTTACCGTTTGTAGTGGTCAAGATGCTTTAGACTCTATAAAGGAAGATTCTTTCGACTTAGTATTTCTTGATGAGAATATGCCTGGGTTGAGCGGTCTTGAAACTCTTTCTAAAATAAAAGAGATAAATCCCGATATTCCTGTTATTATGATAACAAAGAGCGAAGATGAAGGGATTATGAATCAAGCTATAGGAAGTAAAATAGCTGACTATCTTATAAAACCAGTTAACCCCAACCAGATACTTCTATCTATCAAAAAGAATCTTCATAAAAATCAAATTATAACACAAACAACTACTTCGGGTTATCAGCAAGAGTTTACTAAACTAAGTATGCAGATAAATGATTCTTCATCTGTTGAAGACTGGAAAGAGGTTTACAAAAAATTAGTTTATTGGGACTTAGAGCTGGAAGAGTCTCAAACAGGAATGACAGAATTACTACACGCTCAAAAACAAGACGCAAATAGTTTATTCTCTAAATTTATTAAAAAGAATTACGAGGGCTGGATTAAGGATTATGACGATACTCGTCCTGTTATGAGCCCTGATGTATTCAAAACAAAAGTATTTCCGTTGTTAGATAATGGAGAGAAAGTATTCTTTGTGCTTATAGATAACTTTCGTTTAGATCAATGGCGAGAAGTTAAAGATATGCTATCAGAGTTTTTTACCTTTAACGAAGATTTGTATTTCTCTATTTTGCCTACAGCTACTCAGTATGCTCGTAATTCTATCTTCTCGGGGCTTATGCCTTTGCAAATAGAAGAGATGTTCCCCGATTTGTGGGTCGATGAAGAGTCGGAAGAAGGTAAAAATCTTAATGAGGCTCCTTTAATTCAAACACATATTGATAGATATAGAAAGAAATATAGCTTTTCTTATCATAAGATAAATGAAACAAGCTACGGAGAAAGGCTTGTGCAAAACTTCTCTCAATTAGATAATTATCAACTGAATGTTATTGTACTTAACTTTGTGGATATGTTGTCGCACGCTCGTACTGAATCTAAAATGGTAAGAGAACTTGCTTCTTCAGAGGCGGCTTATCGCTCTCTTACTCGTTCGTGGTTTAAGCATTCATCGGCTATGGAATTGTTCAGAAAGATTTCAGAAAAAGGAGCAAAGATTATTTTAACAACAGACCACGGTACTATCAGAGTCCAAAATCCTATTAAGGTGGTAGGGGATAAGAATACGAATACCAACCTTAGATATAAATTAGGAAAGAATTTATCTTATAATCCTAAAGATGTTTATGAAATATCAAACCCTCAGAAGTTTGGTTTGCCAACTCCCAATGTAAGCACTAAGTATATCTTTGCTATGAACGATAGCTTTTTTGCTTACCCTAATAATTACAACTACTATGTATCTTATTATAAAGATACGTTCCAGCACGGAGGCATCTCAATGGAAGAAATGATGATACCTTTGATTACTTTAGAGCCGAAAGAATAATCAGCTAATGAACAAAGTTAGCGGAGTTGATGTTCCTATATAAGACAATGATCTTATAAAGGATTATTCTTATTATTAATCAATAAATTTTATTATTATGTGGAGTTGGATTATTTACATTTTAATTGGAGCTGCTGCGGGTTGGGTTGCAGGAATGTTAACTAAAGGTGGAGGCTTTGGATTTCTTATTAATGCCTTAATAGGTATTGTTGGAGGAGTTCTTGGAGGCTGGGTGTTTGGACTTTTTGGTTTAAGTAGTACGGGGAATTGGGGTAGTTTTATTACTTCAATTATAGGAGCAGTACTACTTCTATGGATAATTTCATTGTTCAAGAAAAAGTAAACAGAAAAACAAAAGTCGTAAAGGATAGCTCTTTTACGACTTTTTTATTTTAATTCAAAACCTGATAACGATTGCTCCCCTTATAACTTACACCATAAGTTCTTAATGTATGCTTGGATATTCCTTTTGTTGGAACACCTTTCCCATAGCCAAGTTCGTAAAGCTCGCCACACTGTGGGCAAGTAGCACAACCTACATCGTCGGGGATAATTCTTACTAACTTAGAAGAGTCTGCCATTTCTACGGGGCAAGCTAAATCATAAGCATATATATTGATACCTCCTGTAGTAAAACCATTGATTACTAATATACCTCCAAAGCCAATTCTATCGGAAGCGTCTCTGGGTTCGGTGAAAGTCTTAGCCGCTAAAGTAGGAATCAAATCACTATCTCTATCACTTAAATAGAGTGTTAGTTTAACTGGTCTATAAGGGATAGGCGATTGACCTTCTTCATCGCACGATGTAAAGAAAGTTACAGAGCATATAATGCACAACAACAAAACCTTAGGGTATTTCATAAACTAACAACAGAAAGATTTGTATGAACTCTTAGAAACTGTTTAAATTTTAGTTATTCTAATTTTTAGAACTATTTTTCGTCTGATTAGCCGTTTTTAGAAGCGATAATAGCGGGCTATTTGAGCTGAGAAAAGCAATAATCATACTAAAAAGAGACTAAAAATGAATAAAGAAGTTATTTTATGGTTTGATATTATTTTTCGTCTAAAATTTAAACAGTTTCTTAATTCAAAAGGGCTTCTATTGCTCTATTCTTTTCTCCGAAATCAAATTCGTTTATAATACGCTCTTTCATTTCTTCGATTTTATCATTGCATAAGTTGCCAATGCTGCCTTCGTGAGTGTGATTAACCGAACAGTCGGTTGTGAAGTTTCCTGCTTCTACTTCCAATCCTACTTGTTTGTAAGCATCTCTGAAAGGAACTCCTTGAAGAACTAATTCGTTTACTTTTTCCACACTGAACAACAAAGAATATTTATCGTCTGACAAAATGTTTTCGTTTACTTTTAACGATTGCATCATAAGAGTTGTCATAGTAATACAATCATTAAGCTCGTCGAAAGAAGGAATAAATAATTCTTTTGTTATTTGTAAATCGCGGAAATATCCAGAAGGAAGATTGTTTATAATCAATGATATTTGTTGAGGAATACTTTGTATTGCATTGCATTTAGCACGAGTAAGCTCAAATACGTCTGGGTTTTTCTTGTGAGGCATAATGCTCGAGCCAGTCGTAAACTCATCAGGCAATTTAATAAATCCGAAGTTCTGACTATTATACAAACAAGCATCGTAAGCTAACTTAGAAAGAGTTCCCGCTATGCCAGCTAAAGCAAAACCAACGGTGCGTTCTAACTTGCCTCTTCCCATTTGAGCATACACAACATTGTAGTTCATCGATTGAAAACCCAATAAATCAGTAGTCATCTGACGATTTAATGGGAATGAAGAACCATAGCCTGCTGCCGATCCCAAAGGATTGCGATTACATATTTTATATGCCGCTTGCAACAACTGCAAATCATCGGTTAGGCTTTCGGCGTACGCTCCAAACCACAAACCAAAAGACGAAGGCATAGCTATTTGTAAGTGAGTATATCCTGGTAGTAAAACGTCTTTATAGCGATTGCTTTGGCTTAGTAAAACATCTATAAGGTTAGATACATTGTGAACTAAAGTTTCTATAGCTTCACGAGTAAAGAGTTTTAGGTCTAACAACACTTGGTCGTTGCGAGATCGTCCGCTGTGGATTTTCTTTCCTACATCGCCAAGTTTACGAGTAAGCATTAGTTCTACTTGCGAATGAACATCTTCCACTCCTTCTTCTATTACGAACTCTCCCGTTTCGGCAAGTTTGTAAATGTTTTTTAGTTCTTCAAGAATGCTTTTTAATTCATCGTTTGATAAAAGACCTATACTTTCTAACATAGTTGTATGAGCCATAGAGCCCAGAATGTCAGACTTAGCTAAGTATATGTCCATTTCGCGATCTTTACCAACGGTAAATCTTTCAACTTCTTTATCTACCTGAATGTTTTTTTGCCAAAGTTTCATATTGTTAAATATTGCAGTAAGGAATAGCTGCTAAAACATCAGCTATCTTATTTATACCTTCTTGTAAAGGTTTAGACAACATAGGTTTAAGGAAAGGATTTAAGTCTGCCTTTACTGTTAGTTTCATCTTTGTTTCCTCAGAAGACGATTCAACTAACTGTATCCACATAAACACATCAAAAGGAGCTTTGTCTGCCTTGAATTTTATTGTTTTAGGAAATTCCCTTTCTATTATGGTAAACTTTATGTTTCCAGCCGGACTTACAGAGAACGAACAAGAATCTTTATCGAAAGAGAAATCTTGAACTTTATCTTTAGGAAGTTTATCTTTTACATTTTCAAGATAACTCATATCCGACAAAACCTCAAAAACTCTCTCTTGATTGTGTGGGATTGTTTTAATCTCACTTTGAAAATCTGTATTCATTATTATTTTATTTTACTCCCCAGTTAGCAGGGTCTTTTCTCCACTCTTGTAGGGTTTTAATCTCCGACTCGTCTATGTATTTAGTGCTTAAAGCTTCATCAAGTATAGCGTCGTAATTACTTAAAGTAGTC comes from Dysgonomonadaceae bacterium PH5-43 and encodes:
- a CDS encoding 3-phosphoshikimate 1-carboxyvinyltransferase (product_source=KO:K00800; cath_funfam=3.65.10.10; cog=COG0128; ko=KO:K00800; pfam=PF00275; superfamily=55205; tigrfam=TIGR01356) — encoded protein: MSILKIKAPEVFVNATIKLPSSKSISNRVLILNAMCDMPLPIENLSDSDDTVVLFNSLNSDSNCFDIGAAGTSMRFLTAYLSLKQGEFNITGTERMKHRPIKVLVDALRTLGADVDYVENEGFPPLRIHGHSLCGGKVSLNGGVSSQYISALMMIAPYLDKGMELTLEGEVISKPYILMTKHLMKSFGVEAEWSNNKVVVKPQTYKSLQFKVESDWSAASYWYEILALSDANAEIELLGLDEDSCQGDANGRFLFDKLGVKTEFTDRGVLLTKKPTEIDGYCLEYDFVNEPDLAQTFVVVCCLMNIHFKFSGLQSLKIKETDRMKALQNEMAKLGYLLKEDINNVLSWDGSRVEADANPIIKTYEDHRMAMAFAPACLKLREINIAEPSVVTKSYPKYWDDLQSVGFELKQIKQ
- a CDS encoding hypothetical protein (product_source=Hypo-rule applied; cath_funfam=3.30.70.330; superfamily=48619), with product MRPHEDSEVCCGAHEVCEKDLIIKAAQNPVEYYDDEELDVFIGRTSDDYTEEETALFLHVLHTMWESDVPGWTRSLQLRGIEMPLSVRDEVLFIMGS
- a CDS encoding cysteine synthase A (product_source=KO:K01738; cath_funfam=3.40.50.1100; cog=COG0031; ko=KO:K01738; pfam=PF00291; superfamily=53686; tigrfam=TIGR01139), producing MSRIHSDLTALIGNTPLLAIHNIEKSEQLKARVIVKLESFNPGGSVKDRVALSMIEDAENKGILVPNSVIIEPTSGNTGIGLAWVSSVKGYKLILTMPETMSLERRNLLKALGATLVLTPGSEGMNGAINKANELLKEYPNSVILQQFENPANPLVHTNKTAEEIWNDTDGKVDIFVASVGTGGTLSGTALGLKRHNPNIIAVAVEPASSPVLSGGKPGPHKIQGIGAGFIPKNYNPDVVDQIIQVTDNDAIRASRLLAQKEGLLAGISSGAALYAALQLAKKEENEGKTIVAILPDTGERYLSTDLYAFEDYPL
- a CDS encoding cystathionine beta-lyase (product_source=KO:K14155; cath_funfam=3.40.640.10; cog=COG1168; ko=KO:K14155; pfam=PF00155; superfamily=53383; tigrfam=TIGR04350); its protein translation is MKNYSFDKIINREGTDALKLESLQELYGDTNLLPLWIADMDFETPPFITEALQQRLNHSLFGYTVEPKDYWPTVIDWIASHHQWNVKREWLTYIPGIVRGIGMAINVFVKEDEKVIIQPPVYNPFQLTTLGNKREVVYNPLRKNKDGSYSIDFENLEAVTDDKCRMLIFANPHNPAGITWDKETLVRLADFCYKRNIIVISDEIHCDMALWDNKHIPFATVSDEAAACSITFSAPSKTFNIAGIVSSYAVVPDDNIRKRYFDWLTVNEFSHPNMFAPIATIAAFSKGEPWRKEMLRYIENNIDFLIDYCEKYIPQIKPLRPQASFLVWLDCRSLNLNHDQLIELFVKKARLALNDGEMYGQGGEGFMRINVGVARSILEQALEQLRKALT
- a CDS encoding zinc transport system permease protein (product_source=KO:K09816; cath_funfam=1.10.3470.10; cog=COG1108; ko=KO:K09816; pfam=PF00950; superfamily=81345; transmembrane_helix_parts=Inside_1_12,TMhelix_13_32,Outside_33_46,TMhelix_47_69,Inside_70_89,TMhelix_90_112,Outside_113_131,TMhelix_132_154,Inside_155_174,TMhelix_175_197,Outside_198_216,TMhelix_217_239,Inside_240_243,TMhelix_244_266,Outside_267_272), translated to MELFQYAFFQNALIGSLFTCIACGIVGSYIVVRRLVFISGGITHASFGGLGLGFFLGVNPIVSALVFSVSSAFGVEWLSKKQGVREDSAIAALWALGMALGVICIFLTPGYAPNISSYLFGNILTVTSADIWFIGVFAILVCLLFALFFKPIMFTAFDREFAKTQRVKVELIEHLMMVAIAICIVASIRLIGIMLLMSLLTVPQMTANLFTSQFKNMILYSIAIGILGCFAGLFLSYYLNVPSGASIIFVQVIIFFVCKALTFLPLKTIKPR